The proteins below are encoded in one region of Erinaceus europaeus chromosome 15, mEriEur2.1, whole genome shotgun sequence:
- the DECR2 gene encoding peroxisomal 2,4-dienoyl-CoA reductase [(3E)-enoyl-CoA-producing] has translation MAQLPLDVEGDDCLPEYRYLFSPDLLRDKVAFITGGGSGIGFRIAEIFMRHGCHTVIASRSLSRVTMAAQKLTAATSQRCLPLSLDVRDSPAVTAAVRQALQEFRKIDILINCAAGNFLCPASALSSNAFRTVMDIDTLGTFTVSRVVYEQFFRDHGGAIVNITAILGARGQALQVHAGSAKAAVDAMTRHLAVEWGPQNVRVNSLAPGPISGTEGIRRLGGSQVNTKALSCPLQRLGTKTEVAHGALFLVSPLASYVTGTVLLVDGGSWLTFPNDFQLLTKFASSSKL, from the exons ATGGCACAGTTGCCGCTTGACGTGGAAGGGGACGACTGTCTCCCTGAGTACCGCTACCTCTTCAGTCCCGACCTGCTCCG GGACAAAGTGGCCTTCATCACCGGAGGTGGCTCGGGGATTGGGTTCCGGATTGCTGAGATTTTCATGCG GCATGGCTGCCACACAGTTATCGCCAGCAGAAGCCTTTCGAGAGTGACGATG GCTGCCCAGAAGCTGACTGCGGCCACCAGCCAGCGGTGCCTGCCTCTCTCGCTGGATGTTCGTGACTCCCCAGCTGTCACTGCTGCTGTGCGCCAGGCCCTGCAGGAGTTCAGGAAAATAGACATTCTCATTAACT GTGCAGCTGGGAACTTCTTGTGTCCAGCCAGTGCTCTGTCCTCCAATGCCTTCAGGACAGTGATGGACATCGACACCCTGGGCACCTTCACCGTGTCCCGTGTGGTCTACGAGCAGTTCTTCCGG GATCACGGGGGGGCGATTGTGAACATCACGGCCATCCTGGGCGCCCGGGGGCAGGCGCTGCAGGTGCATGCCGGCTCTGCCAAGGCAGCTGTGG ATGCCATGACAAGGCACCTGGCTGTGGAGTGGGGGCCCCAGAATGTCCGTGTCAACAGCCTCGCGCCCGGCCCCATCAGTGGCACGGAGGGCATTCGACGGCTGG GCGGCTCCCAGGTCAACACAAAGGCCCTGTCCTGTCCACTGCAGAGGCTGGGGACCAAGACAGAGGTGGCCCACGGTGCACTTTTCCTGGTCAGCCCACTGGCCTCCTATGTGACGGGGACTGTACTGCTGGTGGACGGCGGGTCCTGGCTGACCTTCCCCAATGATTTCCAGTTGTTGACCAAGTTTGCATCCTCTTCAAAGCTCTAG
- the NME4 gene encoding nucleoside diphosphate kinase, mitochondrial has product MSSLWVRAALRGLLCSPLDLGPSLCARANSGGYPWPRERTLVAVKPDGVQRRLVGDVIRRFERRGYKLVGMKMLQAPECVLAQHYKDLRTKPFYPALISYMRSGPVVAMVWEGPDVVCASRAMIGHTDSAAAAPGTIRGDFSMHISRNVIHASDSVEGAQREIQLWFQSSELLDWPDLHSPAHPA; this is encoded by the exons ATGAGCAGTCTCTGGGTGCGCGCGGCACTGCGGGGGCTGCTGTGCAGCCCTCTGGACCTGGGTCCGAGCCTGTGCGCGCGCGCCAACTCGG GAGGGTACCCGTGGCCACGGGAGCGGACCCTGGTAGCAGTGAAGCCGGACGGGGTGCAGAGGCGATTGGTGGGAGACGTGATCCGGCGCTTTGAGCGGAGGGGCTACAAGCTAGTGGGGATGAAGATGCTGCAG gcacctGAGTGCGTGCTGGCCCAGCACTACAAGGACCTGAGGACGAAGCCCTTCTACCCAGCCCTCATCAGCTACATGCGCTCCGGGCCTGTGGTGGCCATG GTGTGGGAAGGCCCGGATGTGGTGTGTGCTTCCAGGGCCATGATTGGGCACACGGACTCAGCTGCAGCGGCTCCCGGCACCATCCGGGGGGACTTCAGCATGCACATCAGCAG GAATGTCATCCATGCCAGCGATTCGGTGGAGGGAGCGCAGAGAGAGATTCAGCTGTGGTTCCAGAGCAGTGAGCTGCTTGACTGGCCAGACCTCCACAGCCCTGCTCATCCTGCCTGA